The genomic DNA AAACGTTGGTGGCGCCTATGTTGCCGCTGCCCGTGTTCCTGATGTCGACCCCGCCGAAGGCTTTTGCCAGGAGCAGTCCGCTAGGGATAGAGCCGAGGAGATAGGCGAGGGGGAGAAGAAGCAGTTCTTTCGTCATGGTAAGTCTATGTTCGCTTTCAATTTAATAGGGATACTACCGGAAACGGTTGGACGACCGCTCCGGCTGATACATCGTGAAAAGTGCCAAGGCAAGGAGCAGGAGATCACGCATTATGGCGGTCCAGGCAGACGTTTTCGGCCCCCCTTGCCTGAAGCAGCCGCAGTCGATGTCGAGTCCGCGGACGATGGTAGATGCAAGGAGCAGGATGAAGACGATGTTGAGCAGGGCTACGGTCGCTGCGGCTCCCCTGGCACGGTACCCGGTCACGAGCAGCAGGCCGCAGAGCAGTTCCAGCCAAGGGAGAATTGCAGCAGCAAGGTAATTGCCGAAGTAGGGAAGAACTTGATAGGCGGCGATGTTACCGGCGAATGCAACCGGATCTATGATCTTTATGATTCCTGCGTAGATGAAAATGCCCCCAAGGAGAAGGCGCACTAGGATGTGAATGATATTCGTGGTGCGCTTAGTCATGGTGCGTTTCCTTCCACGGGGTAGCCAGCGTCCCGCCACTCCGGATATCCTCCCTCGAAGACGAAGACCGAGCCGTAGCCGGCGGCAATCAGCTTTCTACCCAGCTCCATGCTGTCGTGGCAGCCGTAGCCGTTGCAGTAGATGATGATCAGCGACTCAGGGGGGACCTTTTCCTTTAACCGGGCGATGGCCGTGTCGGCTTCCCCCAGCGGGAGCGACAGGGCTCCTCTGATTCGTCCGTTCGTGAATGTCTCCCTGTCGCGCGCATCGACTATCACCGCTTCATTCCTGTCGAAGAAATCTTTGACCTGCATGAGCCCTACCGGTAGCGGCACTGCGGCAGCGGGGGCACTGGTGGGTGCTTCCGCAGGGGCTGGCGCGGCGAGTTTTCCTGTCCATGCCTGACGAAGCAGCTTCTGATTCCAGATGCTGCCGATGAGGGTGGCCACGAGGAGGAGAAGCGCTATCTCGACCACAGTTTTTTTTATCGAAGATGAGTTCATATCAGAGTTTCCGGCCTACCCTTTTCAGGAGCAGAGAATTGCATACCACGGACACGGAGGAGAATGCCATGGCTAGACCTGCGAATTCCGGTTTCAACGTGATTCCAAGGGGGAAGAGCGCACCGGCGGCGACCGGAATACCCAGGATATTGTAGAAGAGTGCCCAGAAGAGGTTCTGCTTCACCTTTGAGAGGGTCGCTTTTCCAAGCCGGATTGCCCGTACGACATCCATCAGGTCGTCCCGTACGAGGACGAGGTCCCCCGTTTCCTTTGCTACGTCGGCTCCCCCGCCCATGGCAATCCCCAAGTCCGCCTGTGCGAGAGCCGGAGCGTCATTGATTCCGTCTCCCACCATGCCGACATAGAGGCCCCGCTGCTGGTATTCCTTCACTACCTTCTGTTTCCGGTCGGGAAGAACGTCTGCCTCGAACCCGTCGACCCCTGCCTGGAGGGCTACCGTTGCCGCCACTTCCTTGTGGTCGCCGGTGATCATGAAGACCGCTATTCCCGCACGTTTCAGTTCCTCTACTGCAGCGGTTGAGTGCGGCTTCAGTCGGTCGGCGAAACAGGCTGCCCCGACGAGTTCTCCGTTGCGTGCCACGTACGTCACCGACTTCCCTTCGGCAGCCCATACTACTACAAGATCTGTCAACGGTTCAACGCTAATCCGGTTCTCCGACATGAGCCGGGAGTTGCCGGCGAGTATCCGGTTCTCTCCGGCTGTGCATATGATGCCGAAACCGGGTTTTTCCTCGTAATCGGAAACACCTTCCGGAGCGAATCCCTCCTTTGCTGCGGCTTGTATTGCCGCTTGGGCCAGCGGATGGTTCGAATGCGATTCAGCGGTTGCCAGTAGTGCTAGAAGCTCCCCACGGCTGGTGCCGGGGAGTGGGGTGATGTCGGTGAGGGAAGGACGGCCTTCCGTTAAGGTACCGGTTTTATCCAGGAGTACCGCCTGGAGCCGTGCGATGTTTTCCAGGACCGAGCCTCTCTTGATGAGAATACCCCTATGAAGGCCGATGCCGCTTCCAACCATTATGGCAGTAGGGGTGGCAAGTCCCATGGCGCACGGACAGGCTATCACTACTACGGCGATGGACAGCTTGAACGCGAAAATAAAGGCGCTGCCGATCCCGAAGTACCAGACCCCGAAGGTGAGGAGGGCCAGACCGACGACGACCGGGACGAACACTCCGGAGACGCGGTCGGCGAAACGCTGAATAGGGGCCTTGTCAGCCTGGGCCTGCTGAACCATCGACACGATCTGGGAGAGTACAGTATCCGCCCCAACACGGATGGCGCGGAGGTGGAGTACGCCGGTCCTGTTTATGGTGGCGCCGGTGACGGTGCTGCCGGTCTCCTTCTCTACGGGAAGCGCTTCCCCGGTAACCAGCGACTCGTCCACCGTAGATCTTCCCTCTTCTACGACTCCGTCCACAGGAATAGTCTCTCCCGGTCTTACCACAAGGAGGTCCCCTACCTGGACGAGGGAGGCCGGCACTTCACGTTCTTCTCCGTCTATGACAAGCCTGGCCTTGTCCGCCTGGAGACGGAGCAGTTTCTTTAGAGCGTCCCCTGCTTTGCCGCGGGCTCGTGCTTCAAGATATTTCCCGAGGCGAATAAAAGCGATCAACATGGCGGAGGTTTCGAAAAATACCTCGGCCGACTGACCGAATATCCCGAAAAAAGCGAACAGCGAATAGAAATACGCTGCAGAGGTGCCAAGAGCCACAAGAACGTCCATGTTGGCGCTTCGGTTCTTGAGGGCATACCAGGAGCCGCGGTAGAAGGTGAGTCCGGCCGAGAATTGAACGGCGGTGGCAAGTATGAGATTGATCCATCCGACCCACCGGACGTGATGGAGCGACATGGTGAGCATGAGCGGGAGCGACGCGGCCAAGCTGAATATGAACCAGTTCCTCTGAATCGTGAGACCTGCCGCTTCCTCCTTCGCCGTATCGGTTTCGGCTGCCTCGTATCCAGCTTCCTTTACCAGCGCGAAAAGCTTCTGCGTGTCGATCTGCTGGGGGTTGTACGCCACATAGGCTTCCTCCCGGGCGAGGTTTACCACTGCACGCTCTACCGCGGGATGCGAAAGGAGCTTCTTTTCCAGAGTAGCGACACATGAGGCGCAATGGAGCCCTCTTACGGCGAACCGAACTTCACCTGAGCCGGCAGCCGGGGCAGCCGAGTAACCGAGATCATGGACATACTCAAGGATTCTCTCCGATGAAAGGAGTGTCTCGTCATACTCCACGACGAGTTGCTCCAAGGCAAAATTCACCGAGGCCGAGGCGATACCCGGCTTCTCCCGCAGCGCTTTCTCAATGCGGGAAGCGCAGTTCACGCACGACATCCCGCGTATGCCGAAGACTTCTTTTTTCATGATGCTCCCGCCCGGATCTCATGCAGTTCCTGGCCGCAGATCTTAAGTACCGCCGTTAGCGGTACCGCCAGGACAATTCCCCAAAAACCCATCAGTTCGCCCAAGGCCATCACTGAGAATATTACAGCCAGTGGATTGAGCTGCAACGCGCCACGCATGATGAAAGGCTTGATGATGTTGGCTTCCACCACCACATTTATCAGGAAGTAGATGGCACACACCTTGGGAATTATTAGAACATCGCCGCTTTTCGCGTAACCTATGAAGGCGGGAGGGACCATCGCTATTATGGCTCCGACGAAGGGCATGAGGGTGGCGAAGCCGGCAAAGATGCCGTTCAGGATGGGAAATTCCACGTCGAGCAGGTAGAGGGCCGCGGCGCAGAGGATAGCTACTAGAAAGCAGTCGACCAGCATGCCCCAGATGAACTTCTCCAGGCTCCTGTTGATTTTCCGTCCGAGGTGGATGAGGTCTGGGCGCATAGTCGCGGGGATAATGCCCAAGATCGATTCCTTCAGCTCCTCCTTGTAGTAGAGGAGGAAAAATACGAGGACAGGGGCAAGTAGAAGGTCGAAAAATGCAAAGACTATTTCCTTGAGCCGCTCATAACCCGATCCTGAGATCTCGGATACCACTCTGTCGAGGCCTTCATCGATCCGTGCGATGACCCACGACAGTTCTTCTGGGTTGAATAAGGGAGAGAGTTGGCTCTTCCACGTCTCCAGGGAAGTTTGAATCCTGTGCGTGTACAGCGGCATCACGGTTACCAGCGTACTCGCCTGGTGTGCTATGTACGGAATGAGAACAAACGAAAGGATGAAGGCTGTCAGTGCCACGATCCCGTAAAGGAAAGTAATTGAAAGGAATCGGGAAAAGCCCCGCCTGTCAAGGTACTTCAGCAGGGGATTGAGCAGGTAGGCCAGGGCCAGTGAAGTGGCAACAGCGGAAAAGGTATGCTGGATCAAATAGGCGGAGGCAATGATGGTGGCCAAGAATGCCGTCACTACATAATAAACGTTCAGCCTGCTCCGCTCACTATCCATGCTCAAGCCCCGTTAACAGATGCCTGATGCTGGTAATGTTCGAGAACAATCTTGATGGCGGCGGCAATGGGGATCGCGAGAAGTATTCCCCAAAATCCCATGACTTCCCCGAAGGCCATTACGAAAATGATTGTGATGAGTGGGTTGAGGTCGAGGGCTTTTTTGAAGACAAGGGGTTTGATCACGTACCCTTCTATGAAATAGATCAGGGAGAAGGCTGCAATTACCTGGAGAAGCACCAGGCCGCTCTGGAATTTGACGTAGGCGAAGAAGAGGGCGGGGATGGTTGCTATTATCACTCCGATGAAGGGAAGAATGGAGGCAAGCCCTGCAAAGATGCCGTTGAAAATGGCGTAATCTATGTCGAGGAAGAAAAGCGCCGCTGCCGAGAGCACTGCAACGATGGCGGAAACGATGAGTTGACCCCGGATGTAGCCGCCGACGCTGTCGTTGATCTCCCGGCCCAGACCGAGAAATTCTTTCCTCTGGCCGGGGGGGAGCCATAAGGTGATGCTCCTTTTTATCTCCTCCTTGTAGTAGAGCATGAAGAATACGAGGATCGGCGCCAGGGCCATATTTAGCAGGTTGAAGGCCATTGTGCCCGCTGCAGCGTAAATTCTTCCCCCGAATTTAGCAACTAGATGATCGGTAAAGCTCGTGGCATTTTCGAATAGCCAGCCCAACTGAGCTTCATATCGTTGCTCCGCCTTCCATGCGAGAGCCAGTGCCTTCCCCTTCTGCAGATAACCAGGGAGCCCATTCAAAAGTCCGTACCAACTGGTGGTCAGGAGGGGGACGAAAACGGCTACGAAAAAAGCCGAAAAAATTGTGAGGGCGGTATAGAGAAGGGCAATGCCGTAACTTCTTTTTATACCGTGTTTCTCCAGGGTCACGAGGAGGGGGTCGAGCAGGTAGGCGAGTACGAATGAGAGGAGGAAGCAGGAAACGGTGTGCCGGACAGCATAGCCAACCGCTACAGCAAGTCCGGCAACGACTAGCATTCCTACCATCTTAGGGGACTGTCGCTGATTCATCATCGTCAAAACGATTCATTGGCCGGAAATATGTCGTGCTCTTCTAGCCAGTTCCTGATTCGCTCGGCAAGCAGCTCTTCTTTCAGAACGAGAAACCGGTCCAGTTCCTCGGGATAAAATGAGAGGATGTCGTCGAGTCGTCCGTGACTCTTTCCCGACAGGGACATGTCGAGCATCCGCTTAAGCCGCTCATTGCCCACTCCCTTGGTAAAATCCTGAAGAAGAAGGCGTTCCTGGTCGTAATCAAAGCCGGGTATTCTTAGGTACTGTTCCGGGTGCCCATCTATCTCGTTCCAGAACGATTCGTCATGGTAATCGACCGGGACGAAGAAGATTTCGCCTGTATATCGGTCGAGCAGGTACACGACATCTTCATCGGTATTGGCGAACGCTTCCAGCAGGTCGTCCCATACTATTTCCATGTCCCGCATCATGTTCATTGACGGGTTCTCCACCTTTACCTCATTTCGATTTTCCGCTATAGTGCCGCGCATGCGCCACGTTTTCATAGCCGATGCCCATCTGCGCCACCCCAATGACGAGAACTACCGCAGGCTCCTCGCCTTTCTTGAGACCCTCTCCGGCACCACCGACACCCTGTTCATTCTCGGTGATCTTTTCGAGTTCTGGATCGGCTACAGGAAGCTGGCTTTTCCCCATTTCCTACCGGTGCTGGGGCAGTTGCGGCAACTGAGGGAAAACGGCGTAAAAATCGTGTATTGCGAAGGGAACCACGACTTTCACATGGGCCCGTATTTCAAAGAGACCCTCGATGCGCGGATTTCTTCGGGAGTTATGGAAGTTGAGCTGGACGGGAGGCGAGTTCATCTGTGTCATGGAGACCAGATCAACCGGGCCGATTACGGATACCGGATGCTTCGCGCCCTTCTGCACAGCCCCCTGACGAAGCTGTTGACCTATGTGGTGCCTCCTTCCGTTGCGTCGGCGCTGGCTGAGTGGATGGGAGGGCAGAGCCGGAAAAAGCATGCCCGGAGGCGCACCAGATGGGACTATCATTCAATTCTTCGCCGCTATGCCGAAAGCCTGTTTGCCTCAGGCTGTGATGTCGTGGTAACAGGCCATTTTCATCAGCCGCTGGTCGAGCCTTGGGAGTGCGATTCCAGGCGTATCATTGTCTCCCTGGGTGACTGGATTACCCACTTTTCCTATGGCGAGTGGGTAGACGGTGAAATCACTCTCAAGAGCTTTCCGTAGATTCAGCGCTTTCTCTTCCCAGTCCAAAAACAGCGAGATATAGCTCAACGCGTTTTTCAATGGTCGGCGCGGATATAAGGCTGCAAAGCTCGTCTGGGCTGTACCCGCGGCATACTGCCGGACGCGTGTCGTAGATTGCGCAGAGCCCTTCACGGGTGAGATGGATACAGGGAACTCCAAGCGGCTTCGCCAGAGCACTGATGTCCGGGGCGGTGCAGCAGGTTCCACACTTTCTGCACTCCATGACGGCTGCTCTCCTTTGCCGCGGATGATCAGCGGAAGAATGCTTCGAGCGCCTGCTCTCCCAGGTTGGAAGCCTTTATGTGCCACTTGTCCTGATTCACGATCAGCGCGGCAAGGGCAATTTGAGGATTGTCAGCCGGAGCATAGGCTACGAACCAGCTGTAGTGGCCGGCAGGCGAGGTGCCATTTATGGAGCCGGTTTTAGCCGCAATGGGGATGGAAGCGAGTTTCGGGCGGCCTCTACGGTCATGGAACGCCCTGCGCGACGTCCCGCTGCTGACGGTGGTGCCGAGCATCCTGGAAAGCTCCCGGGCAGTTTCGGGGGATACGATCCGGCGTACTGCCTGGGGCTTCTCCACGTAAAGCGGTTCTCCATTTGCGTTGCGTACCTCCCGGGCGAGCACCGGTTGCATCATCAACCCTCCGTTGGCGATTGCAGCTATCATCGATGCCGCATGGAGAGGTGAAATCTGAACATCCTTGCACAGCCCAGCCCCCATCAGTTTCAGCTGGTCATTGTCCTGGGGAACGATCGAGCGGCTGGGAAGCGCCGGGGTGGGGAAGAGCGCCTGATTGAAACCGAAACGCTCGGCGCATGAAACGATGGATTCTTTCCCCACGACGTCGCTTGCAAGACGACCGAAGACCGGGTTTACCGACTTTCCCATCGCTATCGCAAGAGGCATTTCCAGATGGTTCCGTCCCGGTTTCACATCCCATATTTTGGGGTTCTCGGACGTGAGGCGTCCACGAAATGCAAATACAGTATCGGATGTTACCTTGTTCTGTTCAATGGCAGCTGTTGCTGTGACTATCTTGAAGAGCGAGGCCATTGGATAAAGCCCGTATACCGACTGCGCCTCCCACGCGGGGTCAACCGACGAATGCCCCGTCATGGCGATCACTTTTCCTGTCTTCGGTTCCATCGCCACAAAAGCTCCATAGGGTACCTTGTACCGCCGCAGCGTCTCGGTCACCCGCTCTTGCAGCTCCTGGTCGATGTCATAAAGTATCGTGCCCCCACCGGGGAGCGTGGCGAGCAGTTGGCCCCCATCGAACCTAGAAGAGGGGAGCGCCTCTGCACCCAGCCGAAACAGTTCTTTGCTGTCGATCGCTTTGGCCGGTGCTGCAGTGGCGGTCTTGCTCAGGCTTGAGATAGTGTTGAGAAGACCCGAGGCTACAGGATAGCCAGCCAGAAGAACTGCTACAATCGGGAGGATTATCCGTAAGCGAGCCTTTTTCGGTTTTGATTCGATCAGGTTCTTGAATCCTGCAACTGAGGAGTTACGCTGGGGGGAACGGTGGAATAAACCTTTTTTATCTATGATATGCTTAATATCGCGCATGGCCTCTCTGCACGTCTTTTTGTGCCTCACTATAAGCCAATCACCCGTCCTTGTCAACGTCGACGCTGGTTCTTGCAGAGGCGCTTCTTTCGGCTTCTCCACGCGTCTCAGGCGCAGCTGGAGAACGAACCATCTCAGCCAGCGTCATCCCATGAAGGGAATCTGCGACTGCGTTGTCGATACGGGTAAGAAGATCACGCAGCTGCCGGACCTCCATTCCCACATGTAGTGTCTCGGTTTTTCCGCTCCGGTCGCGAAGGGTGGTGAGTATTTCTGCTACGGCAATAGTCGCAGGGTCTCGAGCCGGGAGGTAGCTGGAAGGGTGCCCTTTTACGGGAGCCAGATAACGGGCTTCGACCAACTGCGCGAGTAGATCCCGAAC from Geobacter sp. DSM 9736 includes the following:
- a CDS encoding MauE/DoxX family redox-associated membrane protein codes for the protein MTKRTTNIIHILVRLLLGGIFIYAGIIKIIDPVAFAGNIAAYQVLPYFGNYLAAAILPWLELLCGLLLVTGYRARGAAATVALLNIVFILLLASTIVRGLDIDCGCFRQGGPKTSAWTAIMRDLLLLALALFTMYQPERSSNRFR
- a CDS encoding rhodanese-like domain-containing protein is translated as MNSSSIKKTVVEIALLLLVATLIGSIWNQKLLRQAWTGKLAAPAPAEAPTSAPAAAVPLPVGLMQVKDFFDRNEAVIVDARDRETFTNGRIRGALSLPLGEADTAIARLKEKVPPESLIIIYCNGYGCHDSMELGRKLIAAGYGSVFVFEGGYPEWRDAGYPVEGNAP
- a CDS encoding heavy metal translocating P-type ATPase; translated protein: MKKEVFGIRGMSCVNCASRIEKALREKPGIASASVNFALEQLVVEYDETLLSSERILEYVHDLGYSAAPAAGSGEVRFAVRGLHCASCVATLEKKLLSHPAVERAVVNLAREEAYVAYNPQQIDTQKLFALVKEAGYEAAETDTAKEEAAGLTIQRNWFIFSLAASLPLMLTMSLHHVRWVGWINLILATAVQFSAGLTFYRGSWYALKNRSANMDVLVALGTSAAYFYSLFAFFGIFGQSAEVFFETSAMLIAFIRLGKYLEARARGKAGDALKKLLRLQADKARLVIDGEEREVPASLVQVGDLLVVRPGETIPVDGVVEEGRSTVDESLVTGEALPVEKETGSTVTGATINRTGVLHLRAIRVGADTVLSQIVSMVQQAQADKAPIQRFADRVSGVFVPVVVGLALLTFGVWYFGIGSAFIFAFKLSIAVVVIACPCAMGLATPTAIMVGSGIGLHRGILIKRGSVLENIARLQAVLLDKTGTLTEGRPSLTDITPLPGTSRGELLALLATAESHSNHPLAQAAIQAAAKEGFAPEGVSDYEEKPGFGIICTAGENRILAGNSRLMSENRISVEPLTDLVVVWAAEGKSVTYVARNGELVGAACFADRLKPHSTAAVEELKRAGIAVFMITGDHKEVAATVALQAGVDGFEADVLPDRKQKVVKEYQQRGLYVGMVGDGINDAPALAQADLGIAMGGGADVAKETGDLVLVRDDLMDVVRAIRLGKATLSKVKQNLFWALFYNILGIPVAAGALFPLGITLKPEFAGLAMAFSSVSVVCNSLLLKRVGRKL
- a CDS encoding AI-2E family transporter, with protein sequence MDSERSRLNVYYVVTAFLATIIASAYLIQHTFSAVATSLALAYLLNPLLKYLDRRGFSRFLSITFLYGIVALTAFILSFVLIPYIAHQASTLVTVMPLYTHRIQTSLETWKSQLSPLFNPEELSWVIARIDEGLDRVVSEISGSGYERLKEIVFAFFDLLLAPVLVFFLLYYKEELKESILGIIPATMRPDLIHLGRKINRSLEKFIWGMLVDCFLVAILCAAALYLLDVEFPILNGIFAGFATLMPFVGAIIAMVPPAFIGYAKSGDVLIIPKVCAIYFLINVVVEANIIKPFIMRGALQLNPLAVIFSVMALGELMGFWGIVLAVPLTAVLKICGQELHEIRAGAS
- a CDS encoding AI-2E family transporter: MLVVAGLAVAVGYAVRHTVSCFLLSFVLAYLLDPLLVTLEKHGIKRSYGIALLYTALTIFSAFFVAVFVPLLTTSWYGLLNGLPGYLQKGKALALAWKAEQRYEAQLGWLFENATSFTDHLVAKFGGRIYAAAGTMAFNLLNMALAPILVFFMLYYKEEIKRSITLWLPPGQRKEFLGLGREINDSVGGYIRGQLIVSAIVAVLSAAALFFLDIDYAIFNGIFAGLASILPFIGVIIATIPALFFAYVKFQSGLVLLQVIAAFSLIYFIEGYVIKPLVFKKALDLNPLITIIFVMAFGEVMGFWGILLAIPIAAAIKIVLEHYQHQASVNGA
- a CDS encoding UPF0158 family protein: MKTWRMRGTIAENRNEVKVENPSMNMMRDMEIVWDDLLEAFANTDEDVVYLLDRYTGEIFFVPVDYHDESFWNEIDGHPEQYLRIPGFDYDQERLLLQDFTKGVGNERLKRMLDMSLSGKSHGRLDDILSFYPEELDRFLVLKEELLAERIRNWLEEHDIFPANESF
- a CDS encoding UDP-2,3-diacylglucosamine diphosphatase; protein product: MRHVFIADAHLRHPNDENYRRLLAFLETLSGTTDTLFILGDLFEFWIGYRKLAFPHFLPVLGQLRQLRENGVKIVYCEGNHDFHMGPYFKETLDARISSGVMEVELDGRRVHLCHGDQINRADYGYRMLRALLHSPLTKLLTYVVPPSVASALAEWMGGQSRKKHARRRTRWDYHSILRRYAESLFASGCDVVVTGHFHQPLVEPWECDSRRIIVSLGDWITHFSYGEWVDGEITLKSFP
- a CDS encoding penicillin-binding transpeptidase domain-containing protein; this translates as MRDIKHIIDKKGLFHRSPQRNSSVAGFKNLIESKPKKARLRIILPIVAVLLAGYPVASGLLNTISSLSKTATAAPAKAIDSKELFRLGAEALPSSRFDGGQLLATLPGGGTILYDIDQELQERVTETLRRYKVPYGAFVAMEPKTGKVIAMTGHSSVDPAWEAQSVYGLYPMASLFKIVTATAAIEQNKVTSDTVFAFRGRLTSENPKIWDVKPGRNHLEMPLAIAMGKSVNPVFGRLASDVVGKESIVSCAERFGFNQALFPTPALPSRSIVPQDNDQLKLMGAGLCKDVQISPLHAASMIAAIANGGLMMQPVLAREVRNANGEPLYVEKPQAVRRIVSPETARELSRMLGTTVSSGTSRRAFHDRRGRPKLASIPIAAKTGSINGTSPAGHYSWFVAYAPADNPQIALAALIVNQDKWHIKASNLGEQALEAFFR